A stretch of the Anaerolineales bacterium genome encodes the following:
- a CDS encoding helix-turn-helix transcriptional regulator — protein sequence MKLGNHIRKLRFEKDELTQQQLADRIGTSRMTVYSIETGKFVPSTLLALKIAEVFGRSVEEVFFIVEDEHDRRKKRK from the coding sequence ATGAAGCTTGGAAACCACATCCGGAAACTGCGCTTCGAGAAGGACGAACTGACCCAGCAGCAGCTCGCGGACCGGATCGGCACCTCGCGGATGACGGTGTACTCGATCGAGACCGGGAAATTCGTGCCGTCCACCCTGCTGGCGCTCAAGATCGCGGAAGTGTTCGGCAGAAGCGTCGAGGAAGTCTTCTTCATTGTGGAGGATGAGCATGACCGCCGCAAGAAACGCAAATAA